From the genome of Longispora fulva:
ATGTATCGCCCGGCTCTGGAACCCCAGCGGCATCCGCGTGGCAGCTCTACGCCCGGACGGCCGGGCCATGCTCGCCCACATCCGCATCGACGCCGCACGCAGCTGGCTCGTGCACATCCTGGAACCCGAACGTCAGGCCCCGGTCATCGTGACCGGGGACTACCTCGACGCGGAAGAACTCGCGCTGCAAGCCGCCGGTTTGACTTTCCCTCATAAGTAGGGTATCTTTAAATACATCAGGGGGACGGACGGCAACCCGGAACCCGACCAGGAATCCGACGACAAGGACGCAGCGTGAACAACGAAACCCCCGCGGTCCACGACTGGGACTCGCCGACCGAGGTCAGCCCGGTCCCGACCGAACTGGACCCGCCCGGAGCCGCCCTCGCCCGCGACATCGGACACCGGCTGGCCACCCGGATGCGCACCGAGCCCGAGAGCATCACCGTCGAGACCACGACCTGTGTCTGGGGCACGAACCTCCGATACACCCTGACCTACCCGCGCTACGGTCGACAGCACCCGCACGTGATCACCCTCTACCACTTCGCCAACTCCACTGTCGGCCCCGACCCGAGGTCCGTCCTGTACGTCGACGGCCACCAGGTCCAGTACGACCACGGGTTTCACCGGCCACTCGCCCAGGTCATGGCCGAAGTCGCATGGCTCCAGATCCTGGAGACCCGCCGCCAGCGCATCCGCGCCGCAGACTGAACCACCCCGGGCGGCGGCACCCGCCGCCGCCCGACCCTCCCGCAGCCATCAGGGCCAGCGACCCAGCTCAACACCCTAGGAGAATGCAGATGTCCATCTACGTGGCCAACGAGTGGGTCTCACCGTCCGGCGCGCGCTGGAACTCCGCCCCTGCTGACGCGGTGTGGTGCGCGATGATCATTTTCGAGCGCGCCGACGGAGAGACCGACTACGCCTACGGGTACACCGACAGCGAGGATGAGCCCGCCGACACCGACGCCCTACTCCCCGAAGGCGCGACCCTCCTGGAGACCGAGGTGAACCGCTGCCGACTCCTGGATGGCGAGACGTGGCAGTACCTCACCAAGGACGGCCAGGACATCACGAGCGACCCCGTGATGAACATGGATGACGTCGAAGAGAAACGCGTCTGGAACCCCACCGGACTGGTCGCGGCATGGCGACGCCACGGCGAGACCCGCTGGGAGCGCACCGCGTAGGGCAACTCCGTTTGACTTTCACATTTAAGTAGGGTATCTTTAGATTGTTCGAGGGGAACGGGACGGCAACCCGAACCCCGCCAGGAATCCACTAGGGAGCGAACTGATGACCTGGTTTGACGACACGTTCATCGACCCGGACAAGCGCCGTGAGGCCATCGCGCTGATCAACGAGAAGGGTCAGGATCACCTGAAGTACGCCGGAGGTGATCACGGATTCGGGCTGTTCATGCTCGCGATCGACTACGCGTGCCGGAAGCGGCTCGGCGTGTCCTGCTTCGACCTCGCGGACTACTGCTACCGCGACGCCTACGACGACGGCCTCACGCCCGTCCAGACCCTCAAGCTCGCGCTCGCGGCCGAGTTCTAGCCCCGCCTCTCCGGTGCCCAGGCTTGGGGCTGGGCACCGGACTGCGGGGGCGAAGCCGAGGGCGCATCGAGTGGCCCGCCAGGAATTGACTTTCAGGCTCTAGTAGGGTATCTTTAGATTGTTCGAGGGGAACGGGACGGCAACCCGGACCCCGCCCAGGAATCCAAGAAGGAGCGCACCTCCGTGACGCAGCTCGACCTCTCCGCCCTGGCCGGCACCAAGGGCCTCATTACGTACATCTTCAAGTCCGCCACTCTGGGTGACTGCGCCAACGGGGGGATCTCCTCCCGGTGCGACCAGGTCACGATCGTTGGCGTGGTGGACGGACGCAACCCCGGCAGGCCGACCGTGCATCGGCTGGCCGATGACTCCCAGGTCTTCGCCCCCGCCGAGGACCGGCCCGCCGTCGTGTTGTTCGCCCGAGCCCGCTACGGCCGGATCCTGGTACCTGCCACCCCCGACCTCCTGTCGCGCTGGATGGCTGGCGGGACCTACGTCGCCGCCCACGACTCGCGGCTGAGCAACCTGTGGGGCGGGTATCACGCGCTCCCGCTGCACGACCGCACCGAGCACTAGCACCCCACCCGGGGCGGCACCGCCGCCCCGGGCCCCAACCTCGGACACCACCCGAATCAGGAGCACGAATATGGAGAACAGCCCGATCTACGTCGAGGTCACCCGGCGACAGACCATGATCATCCGGGAGATTCGCGACCACGCCGCCCGCTACGCCTATCCCCACAGCGGCGCGGGTCTCAACGACCCCGTCCGCTACCTCGCGGACGGCCACATTCCCCACTGCACCCACGAAGAGCGGGAGTTCATCAAGACCTATATCCGCCTGCACCCGGAAGTCATCGACCGCCACCCCCTCACCATCGCCGAACTCGAACAGCGCGACGCCCGCGACCGTGAGCGCGCCGGACAGGTCGCCGAGCACGCCCGGGAGCTGTTCAACGTCGGCGAGTTCACCGCAGCCCTCTACCTGATCGACCGCGCCGAGCACCTGGACCCCGGAAGCTTCGCGCGGTGGGACAGGCTCCGCACGCTGATCTGCACAGCCCGGGAGCTGGACAAGAACTGTTCCGACAGCTTGATTTTCGCCTCTAAGTAGGGTATCTTTGACTGGTCGGGGCGAGGGACGGCGACCCGAGCCCCGACGGCCAGGAATCCCAGCGACACCAAGGAGACGAGATGTCCAAGGACGAAGCGCGGATGCGCAACGGCACCTACGCCGGGCTGTTCTACTCGACCACCGACGGGGCGTGGATGATGGACGCCGGATGGCTCCCCGAGGACGTGGAGCCCGTCGCGCTCAGCGAGATCACAGACGCCGCCGACTACAACAGCGCCCGGGAGTGGGGCACCGCCACGCTGGCCGAGACCGGTCGGCCCGCAGGCTTCTGGATGCCCGAGTGCCGCAACGGCCAGGCCAACCCCGCCCCGTCGTTCCAGTGGATCGAGGCCCGCGCGTGACGACCCTGACCGCCCCGGCGATCACCGAGACCCGCGACAGCTTCCCCAATGCCGAGCGCCCCCGCTACTGGCCGCAGGAGGAAGCCCACTACCGCAGCGCCCTGGAGCCCGGCGACATCGTCTGTGACGACACCGGTACCCGGTGGCGGATCACCGCCTACGACAACGCCTTCAGTCACCTCACCGCCGGGCGAATCGCCTACCTGGAGGCGACGCCCGACCGGCACGCCGCAGCGTCCGGCCGCGCGCAGGCCAGCCGCACCGCATGGGAGAACACCTTGACAGCAGCTAACGACGACAGCGCCGACCAGTTCCAGGCCGTGGCCCTGGCGTTCGAGCTGGCCGCCATCCTGGAGGACAAGGCCGCCCGACTGGAAGGGCTCGACCCGTCCACGCTGTGGGAAGAGATCCTGTGCCTGACCGAAGTCATCCGGGCCGGGGACGACAGCGCCCCCGAGGCGGGGCGCGATCTGGCGGAGAAGGTGTACACCCTCAATGAGTGGATCATGACCGACGGGAAGCACCCTCGACAGTGGACGTGGTGAACCGATCTCGCTTGACTTTCGCGTAGAAGTAGGGTATCTTTAGATCTGCGAGGGGGTCCGGTCGGCAACCCGGACCCTCGGCCAGGAATCGACACCACGAAGACGGGAACGAGCGACATGACCAGAGTGACCATCGTTGACGTACGCGGCATGTTCGGCCGCGCCGCGCGGGCCGCCGCCAGCATCGGGCTGGACACCACCGGCTGGTACCTCGAAGGCGGATCCCAGGTGCAGGGGGTGGCCTGGAGGATGCACACTCACGGGTCAGCCACGCCCGTGGCGCTGGAGAACGCGAGGATCGGGAGCACAGCGCGGGAGGCGTATGCGGCCTTGCACATGCTGGCGCTCGCCTGGGAGGCGGCGGGCACGGTCCAGGCCGAGCGCGCCCCCGAGCGCGTGCTGATCGCAGCCTGACCACCTCGGGGGCCGCCGATCGGCGGCCCCCGAGGATCTGAGTCCAGGGTTTGACTTTCACTGCCAAGTAGGGTATCTTTTAATAGTTCGAGGGGAACGGGACGGCAACCCGGACCCCGCCAGGAATCCAAGCAAGGAGAAGACGATGGCGAAGCAGAAGAAGGCTCCGGCGACCGAGGAGCAGAAAGCCGAGTGGGCCGAGGCGCGCAAGGCGAAGGTCGCGGCTCTCAAGGACCGCAGCGACGAAGCGGTCGCGGCGCTGGCCGAGCCGAAGGCGTGGGCCGCGATGCTGCACGGCATGGGGTGCTTCGGCCGCCGGTACTCGCTCCGTAACGTCCTGCTGATCATCACGCAGCTTCCGGGCGCCACGAACGTCAACGGCTTCTGGACCTGGAAGGCGCAGGGGCGCGACGTGCGCAAGGGCCAGCACGGCGCGGCGATCCTCGCCGCGATGCGCGGGACGAAGAGCACCGAAGGCGAGGCCCAGGAGCAGGCGAAGCCCGCCGCGGAGCAGGCGACGCCCGCCGAGGGCGCGCAGGGCGAGCGTAAGGGGGTGCGCGGCTTCAAGCCCGAAACCGTGTTCGACATCAGCCAGACCGCCCCGACCAACCCGGACGCGCCGGACCTCTGCCCGCCGGTGGTCGACGCCGACCGGGCCGCCATCGTCCACTGGCCCGCGATCGTTGCCCGCATCGCCACCCACGGCTACGACGTCGAGACCTGGACCGAGGGTGACGACGAGGAGGACGGCGACCAGGGCGACGGCTACGAGATCGACACCGACAGCCGCACCGTGCGGCTCACCACCAACGGCGACCTCGCCGACGCGCGCCAGGCCGTGCACGCGCTGGCCTGCCTGGAACTCGGCCAGCTCGACACCGGCGAGGGCTACGAGGCAGCGGTGGTCGACTCGGTCGCCCACATCGTCATGAGCGGACTCAAGCTCACCGCCGACGCCCCGGACCCCGAGGACTTCGACGCGATCGGCGAAGCCCTCAGCGACACCGACCCGGAAACGATCATCGAAGCCGTGGAGACCGTCGCCCAGGCCGCGCGGGACATCCTCGACGCCATCGACCCGATGCCCGAGCCCGCCGCCCGGCCCACCCGCAAGAGCTGACACCCCGGGTGCCCGGCCACGGCCGGGCACCCACCAGCCAAGCCCCACCCATCCCGCAGCTCAGCACCCGTACCGAGGAGTCCCGATGTTGTCCCCCCACCGTTCCGGCAGCACCGTCCGCTACCACGGCAGCCTCACCGACCAGCACGGCCCGTACCTGATCGACGGCTCTTGCGACTGCGCGGACTGCGACGAACGGTGGGAGATCGTGTACGCCAACTGGCGCTACTACGGAGGCGACGAGCCGACCACCACCTACCGGCTCGTCAACTACCGCACCGGTGCCGCCCTGGAGTGCGTCAACCACCACTCCGTCACCCCGGTCGAGCGGGACCAGGTCGCCGCGGAGGTGTGGCCCCGGGAGTACCTGAACCACCGACGTGCCGCCGCGCCCGCGCACTCATGACGCCGCCCCGGTCCGGCCCCCGTGGTCCGGCCTGGGGAGCCCGTCACGCTGACCGGCCCGGCTGCGCATCGAGCGCGCCGGACCGGGCGAGGGGCGCTCCGCGCCGCCCCCTCGCCCTCCCCGGGCATCCCGTCCCCGCCCACCGGATCCACCTCACGGACACCCCAGAGAAAGGCCAACCGACTGTGAACCCCACCGACCGGAAGACCGACGCCGCGATGGCCGCCCTCCTGCGGACCATCGCGCCCAACACCACCTCGCGCCACCTGCTCTACCCGATCACCACCGACCGCACCGGGCAGCTCACCGCCGAGCCCCGCCCCCTCGGCGGACCGCGCGACACCACTCCGCTCTCGCTACTCCTCGGCGGTCTGCGGATCGGCCTCACCCGCTTCCCGTCCGCCGCGGCCGGCATCGACGGCTACGCCGTCGCCCGCGCAGGCGCCTCCAGCGTCAGAGCTGCCGACCGCAGCGGCCGACTCCACATCGCCCGCTACACACGCGGCGTGAACGAGCCGGAGGTGGAGCACCACGGCGACCCCCAGGGCCTCCGCCGCCTCCCGTGGGAGAGAGCACTTGTCGCACTCGCCCAGGCCCTCCCCGCCCCCATCGGTGTTTACTTTCGAGAATAAGTAGGGTATCTTTAAATGGTGAGGGCGGGGATCCCCCCGAATCCGGGACCGGATCCCCGCTCCAGTCCAGCCAGGCAAGACGGAGGA
Proteins encoded in this window:
- a CDS encoding ArdC family protein, which encodes MAKQKKAPATEEQKAEWAEARKAKVAALKDRSDEAVAALAEPKAWAAMLHGMGCFGRRYSLRNVLLIITQLPGATNVNGFWTWKAQGRDVRKGQHGAAILAAMRGTKSTEGEAQEQAKPAAEQATPAEGAQGERKGVRGFKPETVFDISQTAPTNPDAPDLCPPVVDADRAAIVHWPAIVARIATHGYDVETWTEGDDEEDGDQGDGYEIDTDSRTVRLTTNGDLADARQAVHALACLELGQLDTGEGYEAAVVDSVAHIVMSGLKLTADAPDPEDFDAIGEALSDTDPETIIEAVETVAQAARDILDAIDPMPEPAARPTRKS